A single genomic interval of Legionella israelensis harbors:
- the grxD gene encoding Grx4 family monothiol glutaredoxin produces the protein MDTIEKIKQQIAENAILLYMKGSPKMPQCGFSARAVQCINACGVDFAYVDVLANPDIRQALPEYANWPTFPQLYVKGELVGGSDIILEMYQQGELEPMLREALAA, from the coding sequence GTGGATACTATCGAAAAAATAAAGCAGCAAATTGCAGAAAATGCTATTTTACTATACATGAAGGGCAGCCCGAAGATGCCTCAATGCGGATTTTCGGCTCGTGCCGTTCAATGCATCAATGCCTGTGGGGTGGATTTCGCCTATGTGGATGTTCTGGCTAATCCTGATATTCGACAGGCACTGCCCGAATATGCAAACTGGCCTACTTTTCCTCAGCTGTATGTAAAAGGTGAATTGGTCGGCGGCTCTGATATTATTCTTGAAATGTATCAGCAAGGCGAATTGGAGCCGATGCTGCGTGAGGC
- a CDS encoding superoxide dismutase yields the protein MSFSLPKLPYALDALEPHISRETLEYHYGKHHQAYVNNLNKLIADTEYEQMSLEDIIKKSKEGVFNNAAQTWNHTFYWNCMSPDGDGEPSGKLADEIKKTFGSFDAFKEQFSQAAISQFGSGWAWLVQDKNGHLKITSTSNAGTPMTNEENALLTCDVWEHAYYIDYRNARPDYVKSFWEIVNWDFVADNML from the coding sequence ATGTCATTTAGTTTACCTAAACTCCCTTATGCCTTGGATGCACTAGAGCCTCACATTTCGAGGGAAACCTTAGAATATCACTACGGTAAGCACCATCAGGCCTATGTGAACAACCTGAACAAACTTATTGCGGATACAGAATACGAACAAATGTCTTTAGAAGATATCATAAAAAAATCAAAAGAGGGGGTATTTAATAACGCTGCGCAAACCTGGAACCATACTTTTTATTGGAACTGCATGAGTCCTGATGGGGATGGAGAGCCTTCCGGAAAGCTGGCTGATGAAATTAAGAAAACCTTCGGCTCTTTTGATGCCTTCAAAGAACAATTCAGTCAAGCGGCCATCAGCCAGTTTGGTTCTGGTTGGGCATGGCTCGTTCAGGACAAAAACGGTCATCTGAAAATCACCAGTACCAGCAATGCAGGAACGCCCATGACCAATGAAGAAAATGCCTTATTAACCTGTGATGTCTGGGAACATGCCTATTACATCGATTATCGTAATGCCCGTCCCGATTACGTGAAGTCTTTCTGGGAAATAGTAAACTGGGATTTTGTTGCTGATAACATGCTTTAA
- a CDS encoding aspartate aminotransferase family protein codes for MALITSYNPMPITFSHGEGVWLYDEKGKAYFDGLTGIAVCGLGHAHPDVTRTIQEQAAKLLHTSNAFHIREQEKLAEKLTTMSGMEQVFFANSGAEANEAAIKLTRLYGHQKNIETPSIIVMERAFHGRTMATLTASGSRKVQAGFEPLVPGFIRAPFNDLEAIKTIATHREDVVAVMLETIQGEAGIYPADESYLRELAKLCEEHDWMLIFDEIQTGNARTGKLYSCMKYGIQPDVLTTAKGLGNGMPIGACLMSKRACNLFQPGNHGSTFGGNPLACATAMTVLEVIEREHICEKVNANASLLKEKIRTHLEGNPAVKEVRGKGYMLGIELDRSAMDIRPLALANGILFNVTAEKVIRLLPPLIMDENEMDELVKRLTKTIHQFTE; via the coding sequence ATGGCATTAATCACAAGTTACAACCCCATGCCCATCACTTTTTCCCATGGTGAAGGTGTATGGTTGTATGATGAGAAGGGAAAAGCTTATTTTGATGGATTAACAGGGATTGCAGTTTGTGGTTTGGGCCATGCTCATCCGGATGTAACCCGCACAATTCAGGAGCAGGCAGCCAAACTGCTACACACCTCAAATGCCTTTCATATCAGGGAACAGGAAAAACTGGCTGAGAAGCTAACCACAATGAGTGGAATGGAGCAGGTTTTTTTTGCGAACTCGGGCGCTGAGGCGAATGAGGCCGCCATTAAACTCACCCGGCTTTACGGCCATCAAAAAAACATAGAAACACCTTCCATTATTGTCATGGAAAGAGCATTTCACGGACGAACCATGGCCACCTTAACCGCATCAGGCAGTCGCAAAGTTCAAGCAGGGTTCGAACCCCTGGTTCCTGGTTTTATTCGCGCCCCCTTCAATGACCTGGAGGCCATAAAAACCATTGCAACCCATCGAGAAGATGTAGTGGCCGTTATGCTCGAAACCATTCAGGGGGAAGCCGGTATATACCCCGCTGATGAAAGTTATCTTCGAGAATTAGCCAAGTTGTGTGAAGAACATGATTGGATGCTCATTTTCGATGAAATTCAGACGGGAAATGCTCGTACGGGCAAACTCTATTCTTGCATGAAATATGGAATTCAACCCGACGTTTTAACTACCGCCAAAGGTTTGGGCAATGGGATGCCTATTGGTGCCTGCTTAATGAGCAAAAGAGCTTGTAATTTATTCCAGCCTGGAAACCATGGTTCCACCTTTGGCGGAAACCCGCTAGCCTGCGCCACAGCCATGACGGTTCTGGAAGTGATTGAACGGGAACACATTTGTGAAAAAGTAAACGCAAATGCAAGCTTGCTTAAAGAGAAAATCAGAACTCATCTCGAAGGAAATCCAGCCGTCAAAGAAGTCCGAGGTAAAGGATATATGCTTGGTATAGAATTGGACCGATCAGCAATGGATATTCGCCCCCTGGCATTGGCTAATGGCATATTATTTAATGTCACTGCGGAGAAGGTCATCCGCCTTTTACCGCCTCTAATCATGGATGAAAATGAAATGGATGAACTGGTCAAACGCTTAACCAAAACGATACATCAATTTACTGAATAA
- the asd gene encoding archaetidylserine decarboxylase (Phosphatidylserine decarboxylase is synthesized as a single chain precursor. Generation of the pyruvoyl active site from a Ser is coupled to cleavage of a Gly-Ser bond between the larger (beta) and smaller (alpha chains). It is an integral membrane protein.): MVHDYLKTLPQYLLPKSGITALAGRFANVKKPSIKNFLIRQFIAQYQVDMSEALIADPSAYESFNDFFIRRLKPECRPLASTAIISPVDGTISEIGNIEQGQLLQAKKRFYAVDELLGSETALAKSFHQGRFATLYLSPKDYHRVHIPIACTLQEMSYLPGKLFSVQPATTRVIKRLFARNERLAIYFETKLGLMAMVMVGATIVGAIGTSWHGDLKRSRRSVHFDYKLLNQDKTSFLAGEEMGYFKLGSTVILMFADKSKMKWCENLQAGQNLRFGEPLGDLIC; encoded by the coding sequence ATGGTTCATGACTACCTAAAGACTTTACCTCAGTATTTATTGCCTAAAAGCGGCATCACCGCACTGGCTGGCCGTTTTGCCAACGTCAAAAAACCTTCCATAAAAAATTTTTTAATTCGTCAGTTTATTGCCCAGTATCAAGTGGATATGAGTGAGGCTCTTATCGCGGATCCAAGCGCTTATGAAAGCTTTAATGATTTTTTTATTCGTCGCCTGAAGCCTGAATGCCGACCTCTAGCCAGTACAGCTATCATTTCTCCTGTAGATGGAACGATTAGTGAAATAGGTAATATAGAACAAGGTCAACTGCTACAGGCTAAAAAGCGTTTTTACGCTGTGGATGAATTGCTTGGTTCTGAGACGGCGCTGGCTAAATCTTTTCATCAAGGGCGTTTTGCCACCTTGTATCTTTCACCTAAAGATTATCATCGTGTCCATATTCCAATCGCATGCACCTTACAGGAAATGAGTTATCTGCCAGGCAAATTGTTTTCCGTTCAACCAGCGACTACAAGAGTCATCAAACGACTTTTTGCCCGTAATGAGCGATTAGCCATCTATTTTGAAACAAAGCTCGGTTTAATGGCCATGGTTATGGTTGGTGCAACCATTGTTGGCGCGATTGGAACGAGTTGGCACGGGGATCTTAAGCGCTCACGGCGTTCAGTTCATTTTGACTACAAACTTTTGAATCAGGATAAAACAAGCTTTCTTGCCGGAGAAGAGATGGGTTATTTCAAACTGGGCTCAACCGTCATCCTGATGTTTGCTGACAAATCCAAAATGAAATGGTGTGAAAATCTGCAAGCTGGTCAAAACCTTCGATTTGGAGAGCCTTTAGGCGATTTAATTTGCTGA
- a CDS encoding MFS transporter, whose product MTNVNKISLKGLIVWLICASFFMYEFLLRTVLGTFQYPLMHDLQLSPVRFALLSSTAYQLIYGIMQIPVGILADRFGLKKTLLSAVFFCAIANIGFSFSHHFASAIFFRVLMGFGSSFGFVCLLLAVYDWMPRRNIALFIGMSQFIGTMGPMLAAGPFNALAQASVVSWREIFIALGLIGLTIATLVLLFVDKNRQNQGKFIILSRPSAISENLSRLLSQKQVWFIAVFSASAYFSIEYLSENEGVEFLVKKGFSSTFSSYMITLAWLGYALGCPLLGLISDKMQRRKPVMYISALMALTALTGIIYFSLGKLMTAACFILLGAGASGQSVGFAIMAEQCKEEYLAVGLAINNGMIMLFAAVNAPLIGSILSHLSAASPITMGDYQTAFMIMIMLVSIAIFFAVFAIKETFCKSVRENTTLNPGV is encoded by the coding sequence ATGACTAATGTAAATAAAATCAGTTTAAAGGGTTTAATTGTCTGGTTAATCTGTGCTTCATTTTTTATGTATGAATTTTTGTTGCGCACTGTTTTAGGAACCTTTCAATATCCATTAATGCATGACTTGCAGTTAAGTCCAGTGCGGTTTGCCTTATTAAGTTCGACTGCTTATCAGCTGATCTATGGGATTATGCAGATTCCTGTAGGCATTCTCGCCGATCGCTTCGGTCTGAAAAAAACCCTGTTATCAGCGGTCTTTTTTTGCGCCATAGCCAACATAGGCTTTTCATTCAGTCATCATTTTGCAAGTGCGATTTTCTTTCGTGTCTTGATGGGCTTTGGTTCATCGTTTGGTTTTGTTTGCCTGCTGCTTGCTGTCTATGACTGGATGCCAAGGCGAAATATTGCCTTGTTCATTGGTATGTCGCAATTTATTGGCACAATGGGGCCCATGTTAGCCGCCGGTCCTTTTAACGCGCTTGCTCAGGCTTCAGTGGTTAGTTGGCGGGAAATTTTTATAGCTTTAGGTTTAATCGGCTTGACCATAGCCACTCTGGTTCTTTTGTTTGTAGATAAAAACCGGCAAAATCAAGGTAAATTTATCATTTTGTCACGTCCTTCGGCTATTTCCGAGAATTTGTCCCGTTTGTTAAGCCAGAAGCAAGTCTGGTTTATTGCGGTATTTTCCGCTTCGGCTTATTTCTCCATTGAGTATTTATCTGAAAATGAAGGCGTTGAGTTTTTAGTTAAAAAAGGATTTTCATCTACTTTTTCTTCCTACATGATCACGCTGGCCTGGTTGGGTTATGCTTTAGGTTGTCCTTTATTGGGTTTGATCTCTGATAAAATGCAACGGAGAAAACCTGTGATGTATATCAGTGCCTTAATGGCATTGACCGCATTAACAGGCATCATTTATTTTTCCTTGGGAAAATTAATGACAGCCGCATGCTTTATCCTTCTTGGGGCAGGAGCAAGCGGTCAGAGCGTGGGGTTTGCTATCATGGCCGAGCAGTGCAAGGAAGAATATTTAGCCGTGGGTCTAGCCATCAATAACGGCATGATCATGCTCTTTGCTGCCGTGAATGCGCCTTTGATTGGCAGTATATTGTCTCATCTGTCAGCAGCCTCTCCGATAACCATGGGAGATTATCAGACCGCATTCATGATAATGATAATGCTTGTATCTATTGCTATATTTTTTGCGGTTTTTGCCATTAAAGAAACCTTTTGTAAGTCTGTGCGAGAAAACACAACATTAAATCCGGGAGTCTAG
- a CDS encoding succinylglutamate desuccinylase/aspartoacylase family protein, which translates to MKNTNLNICDVTIHPGETANLALPLPEFYSCTSFYMPIKVVHGKEAGPCLLIFSAVKGDELNGLAIINRLLESEQLRHIKGTLIAVPVLNIFGLVAPPKVLSQETSLDLCFPGQEHGSYDERLAHVFTQEILCKANYCIELQTGSLNHDILPQVYCNFDNAEGKRLAQQFGAPVITNVSTDNNSLRKTTEQLNIPLLVYQAGEAMRFDESAIALGLSGIQNVMQSLDMLEENENDSDSFTSIFSQDQDWIRAHRSGILLSDVELGQMIKKGQKIAHISDPFSADKAETVKSPQNGVVVGINRHPLIHEGQTIFKVASFIDNDRAETALEAWGDSQVDEP; encoded by the coding sequence ATGAAAAATACTAATCTTAACATCTGTGATGTGACCATCCATCCTGGCGAAACCGCCAATCTGGCCTTGCCGCTTCCTGAGTTTTATTCTTGTACATCCTTTTATATGCCGATAAAAGTGGTCCATGGTAAAGAAGCTGGCCCCTGCTTGTTGATTTTTTCTGCTGTGAAAGGTGATGAATTAAATGGTCTGGCCATCATTAATCGCTTACTTGAATCCGAACAGTTACGGCATATTAAGGGAACATTAATTGCCGTACCTGTTTTAAATATTTTTGGTTTAGTGGCTCCACCAAAGGTTTTATCACAGGAAACCAGCCTTGATCTGTGTTTTCCAGGTCAGGAACATGGCTCTTATGATGAACGCTTGGCTCATGTGTTTACTCAAGAAATATTATGTAAGGCGAATTATTGCATTGAATTACAGACCGGATCTCTGAACCATGATATTTTGCCGCAGGTGTATTGTAATTTTGATAATGCCGAAGGCAAGCGACTGGCTCAGCAGTTTGGTGCACCGGTGATTACTAATGTCAGTACAGACAATAATTCCTTACGGAAAACCACAGAGCAATTGAATATTCCTTTACTGGTTTATCAAGCGGGTGAAGCCATGCGTTTTGATGAGTCAGCCATTGCGCTGGGCCTATCAGGTATTCAGAATGTCATGCAATCATTGGATATGCTGGAAGAAAATGAAAATGATTCCGATTCCTTTACGTCTATTTTTTCCCAGGATCAAGATTGGATTCGTGCTCACCGAAGCGGCATTTTACTCAGTGATGTTGAATTGGGGCAGATGATTAAAAAAGGACAAAAAATTGCTCATATTAGCGATCCTTTCAGTGCTGATAAAGCTGAAACCGTCAAATCTCCACAAAATGGTGTGGTGGTAGGAATAAACCGTCATCCTTTAATTCATGAAGGTCAAACCATTTTTAAAGTAGCTTCCTTTATCGATAATGATCGCGCTGAAACCGCTTTGGAAGCCTGGGGTGACTCTCAAGTAGATGAGCCATGA
- a CDS encoding Hsp20/alpha crystallin family protein codes for MNIIRRSPFNWPRELSAFFDQYYHPFEDDSSNIETSLWSPAVDIKEETDKFIVKADVPGVKKEDIQVSLENNMLTIKGERELEKTEEKKGYTRMERLQGKFHRRFSLPDTADSNNIEAKCKNGVLEITIPKKEASKPKTIKVKVED; via the coding sequence ATGAATATAATACGACGTAGTCCATTTAACTGGCCAAGAGAGCTCAGCGCTTTTTTTGATCAATATTATCATCCTTTTGAAGATGATTCCTCCAACATTGAAACCAGTCTTTGGTCTCCTGCCGTAGATATCAAGGAGGAAACCGACAAATTTATCGTAAAAGCCGATGTGCCTGGCGTCAAAAAAGAAGACATTCAGGTATCGTTGGAAAATAATATGCTGACCATTAAAGGTGAGCGTGAACTGGAGAAAACAGAAGAAAAAAAAGGTTATACGCGCATGGAAAGGCTACAAGGAAAGTTTCATCGACGATTTAGTCTTCCCGATACGGCTGACAGCAACAACATTGAAGCAAAATGCAAAAATGGCGTATTGGAAATTACTATCCCTAAAAAAGAAGCTTCAAAACCTAAAACCATTAAAGTCAAAGTTGAAGATTAA
- a CDS encoding copper-transporting P-type ATPase — translation MSQNHSCHHHSKTEVKHSKSEHKENTVYICPMHPEVRQSSPGLCPICGMALEPEIITAEMEVDPEYLDMRRRFWLALVLSLPVLILAMFEETVSGIVSPQLSVWIQLILATPVVLWCGFPFLQRGFNSFKSMQLNMFTLIAIGIIVAWGYSMIAALFPYWFPQAFQNENGQVAIYFEVAAVITTLVLLGQVLELKARNKTGGAIRALLSLAPETARKIDEEGNEFEVPLDEIVGGDRLRVKPGEKIPVDGEILEGQSHVDESMITGEPMPVSKHKGDTVIGATMNQNGSFVMRADHVGSETMLARIVKMVVEAQRSRASIQRIADQVSGWFVPIVLLIAILAFILWVLWGPPPAYAFALVAAVSVLIIACPCALGLATPMSITVGIGKGAQSGVLIKNAQALETMEKITTLVLDKTGTLTQGRPALTKIEPLQDFSEIDALMIAASLERQSEHPLGLAIVNQAKQRKLKLSDVSDFQAHTGRGVTGKIDSRSVVLGNERLMNEYHVEADKMLERAGLLRESGATVLFLAIDGKAAALFVIEDPIKESSQAALDFLQKQGIEIIMLTGDNVKSAKAVASRLGIREVIAEVLPEDKQRIVSELQQKNKLIAMAGDGVNDAPALAKADIGIAMGTGTDVAIESAEMTLLHGDLQGLAKAYRLSVLTMRNVRQNLFFAFIYNTLGIPLAAGLLYPFFGVLLNPMIAAAAMSLSSVSVITNALRLNWQRID, via the coding sequence GTGAGTCAAAATCATTCCTGTCATCATCATTCAAAGACTGAAGTCAAGCACTCTAAATCAGAGCACAAGGAAAATACAGTTTATATCTGCCCCATGCATCCTGAGGTACGGCAATCCTCTCCAGGGCTTTGCCCCATTTGCGGCATGGCTTTGGAACCTGAAATCATTACCGCAGAGATGGAAGTGGATCCGGAATATCTTGATATGAGACGACGGTTTTGGCTGGCTCTGGTTTTAAGTTTACCGGTTCTTATTCTGGCCATGTTTGAAGAAACGGTCTCAGGCATTGTTTCACCCCAGTTATCCGTTTGGATTCAATTGATTCTGGCGACTCCCGTGGTTTTATGGTGCGGATTTCCCTTTTTGCAACGTGGATTTAATTCCTTTAAAAGCATGCAGTTGAACATGTTTACTCTCATTGCCATTGGAATTATTGTGGCCTGGGGATACAGTATGATTGCTGCACTTTTTCCATATTGGTTTCCTCAGGCTTTTCAAAATGAGAATGGTCAGGTAGCCATTTATTTTGAGGTGGCCGCAGTAATTACAACATTGGTGTTGCTGGGACAAGTGCTTGAATTAAAAGCGCGTAATAAAACGGGAGGCGCGATTCGTGCTTTATTGAGTCTTGCTCCGGAAACAGCGCGTAAAATAGATGAGGAAGGAAACGAATTTGAAGTTCCATTGGATGAAATTGTCGGCGGTGATCGATTGCGGGTAAAACCTGGTGAGAAAATTCCTGTGGATGGTGAAATACTTGAAGGACAAAGTCATGTTGATGAGTCAATGATAACCGGTGAGCCGATGCCGGTGAGTAAACATAAGGGCGATACGGTCATCGGCGCGACCATGAATCAAAACGGCAGCTTTGTTATGCGGGCGGATCATGTCGGCAGCGAAACGATGTTGGCGCGCATAGTGAAAATGGTGGTGGAAGCACAACGTAGCCGTGCCTCGATACAAAGAATTGCTGATCAAGTATCAGGATGGTTTGTCCCAATTGTCCTGTTAATAGCGATCCTTGCCTTTATTCTCTGGGTTTTATGGGGTCCTCCACCTGCCTATGCTTTTGCTCTGGTTGCCGCTGTCTCTGTTCTGATCATTGCCTGTCCTTGTGCCTTGGGATTAGCGACCCCCATGTCCATCACGGTCGGTATTGGTAAAGGCGCGCAGTCAGGTGTTTTAATAAAAAATGCTCAGGCTTTGGAAACGATGGAGAAAATCACTACCCTTGTGCTGGATAAAACAGGAACATTAACGCAAGGTCGTCCGGCATTAACGAAAATTGAGCCGTTGCAAGATTTTTCTGAAATTGACGCATTGATGATTGCTGCCTCTCTGGAAAGGCAAAGTGAGCATCCTTTGGGATTAGCTATTGTTAATCAAGCCAAGCAAAGAAAACTTAAATTATCGGATGTTAGTGATTTTCAAGCACATACGGGCAGAGGAGTAACAGGGAAAATTGATTCACGTTCTGTGGTTTTAGGCAATGAGCGTTTAATGAACGAATATCACGTTGAAGCTGATAAAATGCTTGAGCGGGCGGGTTTACTCAGAGAGTCGGGTGCTACAGTCCTTTTTCTTGCTATTGATGGCAAAGCTGCAGCACTGTTTGTCATAGAGGATCCGATTAAAGAAAGCAGTCAGGCCGCTCTTGATTTTTTGCAAAAGCAAGGCATAGAAATCATTATGTTAACCGGAGATAACGTAAAAAGTGCCAAGGCAGTTGCATCTCGTCTGGGAATCAGGGAGGTGATTGCCGAGGTTTTACCGGAGGATAAGCAACGAATTGTGTCTGAATTACAACAAAAAAACAAATTGATTGCCATGGCCGGTGACGGAGTAAATGATGCTCCTGCTTTGGCAAAAGCAGATATTGGTATTGCTATGGGTACGGGAACCGATGTCGCTATTGAAAGCGCTGAAATGACATTGTTGCACGGAGATTTACAAGGTTTGGCTAAGGCTTATCGTTTGTCTGTTTTGACCATGCGTAATGTTCGTCAAAACCTCTTTTTTGCCTTTATATACAACACGCTGGGAATACCTCTTGCCGCAGGTTTGCTTTATCCTTTTTTTGGGGTGTTATTAAATCCGATGATAGCTGCAGCAGCGATGTCTTTGAGTTCTGTATCTGTTATTACGAATGCCTTGAGGTTAAATTGGCAGCGAATTGATTAA
- a CDS encoding L-threonylcarbamoyladenylate synthase produces the protein MTIITTNLQYAIDDLQRGKPVAIPTETVYGLAALINNETGISSVFAMKKRPLNHPLIVHVEKNEDLSKWVAYLPDYAKTLMQVFWPGPLTLVFRAKEDRFHPLITAGQNTVAIRSPDHPLTQELLKLLEVPLVAPSANPFGKVSPTTAAHVQQSFPDQSLTILNGGRCQVGIESTIIDATSEEGYAILRHGIINEKELMKVSSKLIDQPDNTIRVPGKLASHYQPEKTLYYFSNKETLNAFCQQHSEQVFVIAQSKPSTVSHAHFSSFPHAPQKAAYELYYQLREADLSDTSCIAIELPPDSVEWKGVVERIRKAGVPFSVEEG, from the coding sequence ATGACCATTATTACGACCAATCTGCAATATGCCATTGATGATTTGCAACGTGGAAAGCCGGTTGCCATTCCTACTGAAACGGTTTATGGACTTGCTGCCTTAATCAATAATGAAACCGGAATTTCTTCAGTATTTGCGATGAAAAAACGGCCATTGAATCATCCCTTAATTGTACATGTGGAAAAAAATGAGGATTTAAGCAAGTGGGTGGCTTATCTGCCCGATTATGCTAAAACATTGATGCAAGTCTTTTGGCCAGGTCCTTTAACATTGGTCTTTCGTGCTAAGGAGGATCGCTTTCACCCTTTAATTACTGCAGGACAAAATACAGTTGCTATTCGCAGTCCAGACCACCCGCTGACTCAGGAATTACTCAAATTGCTGGAAGTGCCTCTGGTGGCTCCTTCTGCCAATCCTTTTGGTAAAGTCAGTCCGACCACAGCCGCCCATGTCCAGCAGTCTTTTCCAGATCAGTCACTGACCATTTTAAACGGTGGGCGTTGTCAGGTGGGGATTGAATCCACCATTATTGACGCTACGAGCGAAGAAGGTTATGCGATTTTAAGGCATGGTATTATTAACGAAAAGGAATTGATGAAGGTATCGTCAAAGCTTATCGATCAACCCGACAATACGATACGGGTTCCAGGGAAACTGGCGAGTCATTATCAACCGGAAAAAACCTTATATTATTTCAGCAATAAAGAAACGCTGAATGCTTTTTGTCAGCAGCATTCTGAACAGGTCTTTGTTATTGCCCAATCTAAGCCTTCCACGGTGAGTCATGCACATTTTTCCTCTTTTCCTCATGCACCGCAAAAAGCCGCATATGAGCTATATTATCAATTAAGAGAAGCAGATTTATCCGACACATCATGTATAGCGATCGAGCTCCCTCCAGACTCAGTAGAATGGAAAGGGGTCGTTGAGCGCATCAGGAAAGCAGGTGTTCCATTTTCTGTGGAGGAGGGTTAA
- a CDS encoding glycerophosphodiester phosphodiesterase produces MNVLLSCAEKMVDYWYATIPRAKPDIDALKKSKIIAHRGAHHKLSGIVENTDAAFKQAELLGCWGIEFDIRATADEKLVINHDSTLKRLWKHNIAIKDLLFNELRQLEPSIPLLSEVIARYGQSLHLFIELKTPFNAEKELVEALKPLTPCKHYHLLSLDEAVFSSLQTIPRKAMILVPMSNNTKEFCQLSIDRGYGGVAGHYLLLTNKLIRQVQSANQHVGVGMIDSRFSLYREVKREINWLFTNNAQKICSLISKGG; encoded by the coding sequence ATGAATGTTCTGCTTTCCTGTGCTGAAAAAATGGTTGATTACTGGTATGCCACTATTCCGAGAGCAAAACCTGACATAGACGCTTTAAAAAAAAGCAAAATCATTGCTCATCGAGGCGCTCATCACAAGCTTTCAGGCATTGTTGAAAATACCGATGCAGCGTTTAAACAAGCAGAACTCCTGGGCTGTTGGGGCATAGAATTCGACATTCGCGCTACTGCGGATGAAAAACTGGTGATAAATCATGACTCCACACTCAAGCGCCTTTGGAAGCATAATATCGCTATCAAAGATCTATTATTTAATGAACTCCGTCAGCTGGAACCTTCTATTCCTTTATTGTCCGAGGTTATTGCTCGCTATGGCCAATCGCTTCATCTCTTTATTGAGCTAAAAACTCCGTTTAATGCAGAAAAAGAGCTGGTTGAAGCATTAAAGCCACTTACCCCCTGTAAACATTATCATCTGCTGTCATTGGATGAGGCCGTTTTTTCTTCCCTGCAAACCATTCCCAGAAAAGCCATGATTTTAGTGCCCATGAGCAACAACACCAAAGAATTTTGCCAGCTAAGCATTGACAGAGGCTATGGAGGTGTTGCCGGGCATTATCTGTTGTTAACCAATAAATTAATCCGGCAAGTGCAATCGGCAAATCAACATGTAGGAGTCGGGATGATTGACTCTCGCTTTTCATTGTATCGGGAGGTTAAAAGAGAGATAAACTGGCTTTTTACCAACAATGCGCAAAAAATATGCTCTTTAATTTCAAAAGGGGGTTAA